From Bacillus sp. Marseille-P3661:
CCGGAAACGCATAACAGTGAAAATCTTCTCTTGAGGATTTTCACTGTTTTTTTTGAAACCTTTCTACATTTTAATCGTATTAATTACTGTAGATTTAGACAGGGGGATATACAGTGGGATTTGATAACAACTTTTTAATATTTCAATTTATGCAAGTAATTGGCCCTATGTTTATTTTGATTGTATTTGGATTTATTATCTTTCAATTCATTAAGGGCATAAAGCAATGGAATTATAATAATAAACAACCAATATTGGCTGTTTGGGCAAAAGTAGTCTCAAAACGGACACAAGTGAGCCACCGTCACCACGGGAATCCTAATGATAACATACACCATTCAAGCAGTAGTACAACGTACTTTACTACTTTCGAAGTTGAAAGTGGTGATCGTCTCGAATTTAGCATCAGCGGAAAAGAATATGGACAACTTGTTGAAGGTGACGTTGGAAAACTCAGCTTTCAAGGTACACGCTACCTACAGTTTGAACGTCAATAAAAAAACGCTCACTTAGGAGCGTTTTTTCATTAAGTTAGTCTTCCATTGTAGAAAGGTCCCCAGTTGGTAAACCAAGCTCCCATGCTTTGAGAACACGACGCATAATTTTCCCAGAACGTGTTTTAGGAATGCTTTGGCGAATCTCGATCATTCTTGGAGCAGCATGTGCTGCTAATCGTGTTTTGACAAATGTACGAATTTCCTCTTTCAATTCGTCACATTCTGTATAACCTTCACGCAGGGTGATAAATGCTTTTATTGCTTCACCACGTATTGGATCTGGTACCCCGATTACACCAGCCTCGGCAACTGCAGGATGCTCCACTAATTTACTTTCAACTTCAAATGGTCCAACTCGTTCACCGGAAGTGTTAATAACATCATCAACACGCCCCTCAAACCAGAAGTAACCATCCTCATCCATATACGCTGAATCTCCTGAAACAAACCAGCCGGTTTCAAAGTATTGCTCATACTTTTCTTTATTATTCCAAATTTCACGTACCATAGCAGGCCACTTTGGTTTAATCGCTAAATTCCCCATTCTTCTTGATGGCAATTCATTTCCTTGGTCGTCAATAATTGCAAGTTTAATACCAGGTAAAGGTTTTCCCATAGAGCCTGGACGAATTGGATTACAGCGGAAGTTCGCACATATAGATGATCCAGTTTCAGTCATCCACCAGTTATCGTGGATTCTGTGATTTAAAGCATCTAATCCCCAACGGATCACCTCTGGGTTTAATGGTTCACCTGCTGATAAAATATGTCGTAAATTAGATAAGTCAAATTTCTTCGGTAATTCATTACCCGAGGCCATTAATAAACGGAATGCAGTTGGAGCACTAAACCATACATTAACTGAATATTTCTCTAGAGTGGCATACCAATCTTCAGCTTTGAATCGACCTCCGCGAAGTACAACCGTGACACCATTTAGCCAGGGTGACCACATTCCTGCCGATGTCCCTGTTACCCAACCTGGATCCGCCGTACACCAATAGGTATCTCCCTCGCGAAGATCATATGTCCATTTTCCTGATAGATATTGATGTACCATTGCATCGTGAACTTGGAGTACCCCTTTTGGCTTACCGGTTGAACCAGATGTGTAGTGGAGCAACATCCCCGTTTCACGATTAACCCATTCGATTAAATACTCATCTGATATACTCATTAAATCTTGATAGAGTACTTGGTATTCTTCTGTTTCCTTCTCAGCACCAACTACGATCACATGCTTAAGATTAGGAAGTTCATGAACCGGTATACGCTCTAATAACTCAGGGGTTGTAACAACTGCAACAGCACCACTATCACTTAGGCGATCTTTTACAGCTTCCTCCATGAAAGCTTCGAATAATGGCCCACCAATTGCTCCCATACGAATAATTCCAAGTAACGATATATATAATTCTGGACTACGTGGCATGAAGATGAAAACACGATCCCCTTTTTCAACACCATAGGAGGATAATCCATTAGCAAATCTGCATGAAAGTTTTTGTAATTCCGTATAAGTATAACTTTCTTCGCGAATGCCATCCGTAAATAGTAATGCATGTTGGCTCCCCTTGCCTTCATTAACATGACGATCAATCGCCTCATATACCATATTAACGTTCCCAGTTTTAAACCAAGTAAAGTTTTCCTCTACCTTTTTCCAATCCATATTTAAGACGGCTTCATCATAATTTTTTAAATTTGCTGTTTCGTCAACCATTAAAATTTCCTGATTAATTGCATTCGCTGCCATATCCTCTTGACCCCCTCAATTCAAAAGTTTATTGTTATATAACACAATACCATAGAAATTGAGGTCTTTGTATAACTTTTTGAATGTTCTCATAATTTTGTAATAGTTTTATAAAAAGATATGTTGTTACTACCTCAACGAATGAAAACGCAACCACTTTTGTCGGTATAAAAAAACGCATGTTCTAGAAATAAAGGTCAATGTGCTACACCCTATTTCCAAAACATGCATTTCCACTACTGTTATACAACAAAGCTACATTTTAATCATATTTCCACCATCAAAGAAATATAGATAAGTTTCTATACTAGGCACCCTCCAAATTTCTCTAAGTGCTCGGCTATATAAATCAACTTGCAATTGATAACGATCTTTTAAAACAGGCTTTGCCTTCTCAAATGATGTAAAACGATCCTTAATTGAATC
This genomic window contains:
- a CDS encoding DUF2500 domain-containing protein yields the protein MGFDNNFLIFQFMQVIGPMFILIVFGFIIFQFIKGIKQWNYNNKQPILAVWAKVVSKRTQVSHRHHGNPNDNIHHSSSSTTYFTTFEVESGDRLEFSISGKEYGQLVEGDVGKLSFQGTRYLQFERQ
- the acsA gene encoding acetate--CoA ligase → MAANAINQEILMVDETANLKNYDEAVLNMDWKKVEENFTWFKTGNVNMVYEAIDRHVNEGKGSQHALLFTDGIREESYTYTELQKLSCRFANGLSSYGVEKGDRVFIFMPRSPELYISLLGIIRMGAIGGPLFEAFMEEAVKDRLSDSGAVAVVTTPELLERIPVHELPNLKHVIVVGAEKETEEYQVLYQDLMSISDEYLIEWVNRETGMLLHYTSGSTGKPKGVLQVHDAMVHQYLSGKWTYDLREGDTYWCTADPGWVTGTSAGMWSPWLNGVTVVLRGGRFKAEDWYATLEKYSVNVWFSAPTAFRLLMASGNELPKKFDLSNLRHILSAGEPLNPEVIRWGLDALNHRIHDNWWMTETGSSICANFRCNPIRPGSMGKPLPGIKLAIIDDQGNELPSRRMGNLAIKPKWPAMVREIWNNKEKYEQYFETGWFVSGDSAYMDEDGYFWFEGRVDDVINTSGERVGPFEVESKLVEHPAVAEAGVIGVPDPIRGEAIKAFITLREGYTECDELKEEIRTFVKTRLAAHAAPRMIEIRQSIPKTRSGKIMRRVLKAWELGLPTGDLSTMED